Below is a window of Finegoldia magna ATCC 29328 DNA.
GTTTTATTGCGTTATCCGTAATAGCTATAGTTCCATTTTGATTATTAGTAGTGTATGATTTTCTTGATTTCTTTAATGACTTAAACTTAGGATAACCACCCTTTTTATTGAAAAATCTCTTATATGCAAGTTCTAAGTCAAGATATACATTGGCAAGGGCTAATGAATCAACCTCTTTAAGATAAGGATATTCAGATTTATATAAAGCAGGTGTATTTTTAACAGATTTTCCAGTTTCTTTATATGATTTTTCTCTATCACAAAGCATCAAGTTCCAGATTTTTCTACAACATCCAAAGCATTTAGAAAAGTATATTTCTTGTTCAGTCGTTGGATATAATCTGTATTTTATTGCTTTGTTTTTTACTCCTTTTTTCTTTCTCATCCTTTTCTCCTTGCTTATGCTATAAATTTGTTATAAATTCAATAGTTACGCATTGTTCACCGAAATTCATCCCCCACCTATAGAGGATGGGGGATTTTTTTCTCAATGCGTGTTAAAAAATCTCGTTTTTTAATTAAGAGGCTTTTGTATATTTGATTATTTCGTATTGATTATTCAATAATTTTTTATGTAACTTGTTTAAATTAATTCCAAGAACTAACAAGTTAACATCACAAAGTACTCCTTTTAGTCCTCTATGTCTAAATCTATCGTATTCAAGTCCTTCTTTCATTTTTGAAAACATTCCTTCAGCTTGAATTGATCTATTCAATCTCTCGTCTATACCTTCTTCAGAGGTTATGTTTTCGCATGACTCTAATCTTAGTTTGTTGAATTCTTCGTTATATCTTAAGGATTTTGTTTGTGGATTATCTTTTTTTGAATATTTGTTACACTGTTTTTGGTAAGGACAGTTGTTACATTCAAAACATCTATATACTCTTTGAACTTCTTTAAATCCGCTTTTTCTTGTGTATACTCTATCTTTTTGTCTTATTAATTTCTTATTGTTAGCACAAATGTAGTAGTCATTATCTTCATCATAAATCATATTTTCTCTTTTGCTTATATCTTTTTTGAATTTTCTTGTTTTTGATATTTCGTAGTTTGATGGTTTTATGAAGGCTCTAAGGTTATGTTCTTTTAGGTATGTGTAATTTTCTATTGATTCGTATCCTGAGTCACATACTATTTTGTCTAATTTCTCTTTATATTTTGGACTTAGTTTTCTTAAGAACAATGCAAGTGTGTGCATATCGCTTGGATGGTGTGAACCGTACACTCCTACTACAAATTGACCTGTTGATGCAAGTTGTATATTGTATGCTGGTTTTAACTTGTATATTGTATGCTGGTTTTAACTGACCGTTTTTCATATGATCTTCTTTCATTCTCATAAAGGTTGCATCATGGTCTGTTTTTGAATATGAATTTCTTTCTCCCATTATGTTTAGATGATTTTCATATTCGTCTAATTTATTTATCCAGGATTCGTAAGTTTCAAAATCTCTTTGTATTTGTGTTTTTCTTTTTCCTCTTACACAGACAAATTCTATGTTTTTAGCGTCTTTTTTTACTGATTTAAATTCTTGTTCTATTAGACTTTTTACGGTTTTTAGAGGTGTTTTAAAATCTAAATTAAAATGGTTTATGATTTTAATTCTTAGATTTTCTTGATATTTAAGAATAGCTTTTTCCCACACAAATGTATATCTATTTACGTATGCTTCTACTTTTGTTCCATCGATGTATATACTTGATAGGTCTATGTGTCCATCTTCAACAAGTATTTTAGTATTTTCTGATAGTATTTCTTCAATGAATGGCTCTAGTCTTTTTCTATATCTGTTAATTGTTGCGTGATCTGGAGCTTTTTTGCCATTAAGCAAATATTTAGCTCTAAGGTCAAATTTACAAAACTTTTCTATTTCTCTTGAAGAAAATTTCCCTTCACTGTAGCAGTAGATTAGAACTTGAAGCATTGTGATTGGGTCAACAGCTGGTTTTCTTCCTAAATTGGAGTACGATTTTATTAGTTTATTTAAATCCATCCTTTCTACTAAATTTTGTACTAAACCAACTTTCCCATCATCATCAAAGCAAGTTTGTGTGTTAAAGTTCAAACTTAGTTGCAAAACTGAACGATTTAAGGTAAGCTTATTTTGATAAAATGATTTGGTGTTCATAACTTTATTTTATCAAAAAAAAAACGGCTCGCATATGATGTGTACCCATAAAACTGGACACAATATTTAATTAATTAGTTGTAGTGGATGCTAACCTATACTTTGTAGGTGGCATCCATTTTGTTTTCTTCTGAATTCTTTCGTTATTGTAATAATAGATGTATTTTTCTATTGCTTTCGAAAATTCTTCAAAAGAGTTATAGCTCTTTTCGTAACCATAATAAACTTCATTTTTTAATCTTCCAAAAAATGTTTCCATAATTGAATTATCATAACAATTACCTTTTCTTGACATTGATTGGATAATACCATGTTTCTTGAGCTCTCTTATATAATATTTATGTTGGTATTGCCAACCTTGATCTGAATGCAATATTAAGTTATTTAGTATTGGAAATTTGTTAAATGCTTTCATTAGCATATTAGATATTTGCTCTAAATTAGGACTTAAGGATAAGTCATAAGAGATTATTTCATTTGTATACATATCAAGTATTGGAGAAATGTAGCATTTACCCCATGAAAAGTTAAATTGAGATACATCAGTACTCCATTTTTGTAATGGCTTATTAGCTTTAAAATTTCTGTCTATTATATTATCAGCAATCTTTCCTACTTTCCCTTTGTATGAATGATATTTTTCTCTAGGTCTTTTGCCAAATAGTTTTAATTCATGCATTATTCTCTGTACTTTTTTATGATTTATTGTATATCCTTGATTCAATAATTCCCTATATACTCTTCTTACACCATATCTTCCTTTATGATTGTTAAATATATCAAATATTTTATTTTCTATATTTTTATTTCTAATCTTAACAGCATCAACTTTATTAATTTCAAAGTAGTATGTTGATTTTGGCAAATCAATAGCTATTAAAAGATATTTTAGTCTGTAGCCTTTTTCTTTGAGTTTTTTGACAATCGCTGCTTTTTCGCCTTGAGTTGCGCAGCGTAGTTCTTTTCTCTCAAGGCGATTTCTTTTTTTATTATTTCATTTTCTGCCTTTATATATTCATTTTCTGCTCTCAATCTTATGAGTTCTTCTCTTTCGGATTCATTAAGTTTTTTTGCTTCATGGATATTCGTTTTTTTCATGGTTGTATTCTTAGGTTTACGACCTTTCTTTTTATTTACAAGACCATTATATCCATAAATTTTATACTTGTTAACCCATGAATAAAGTTGTCCACGATTAATTCCTATTTCAATTGCTACAGAACCTATTGTGTTTCCAGCTAATACTTTGCTTACCACTTCTAGCTTTTCATCAGTTGTCCACTCGATATTATTTCCATGTTTTAAAATTTCTGGACCATGCTTTTCTTCTAACTTAAACCATTCTTTAATTGTGTCATGAAATCTCTTTTCTTTAACTCCTTCAGGTGTATCCGCCCATCTTCCTTCTCTGTACAACTGTACGCATTCTTTTTTAAATTCATAACTATATTTCATAAAAATACCCTCCTTACTGGTTTGTCCAGTAAAGAGGGTACATATCAATATGCGTAGGCCGTTTTTTGCTTTATTCTATTTTGCAACAGTACCTTACTTTACAACTACTTGTACTCCTTTGAGTATGTCGAATGTTATTTTTTTATTTCTTTTAAATTTTTTACATGCTCTCTATTACTTATATTTAGTTTGTTTTCTTCGATTAACTTCAATATATTATCAACATCTGTTTCGTTTATTATTTCTGTTGATGAAAGTTCTTCAATATTTTTAGCTACTTGTGATATTTTGCAAACTACAGAATTTTTCACTTCAAATTTGATTTCAGCTTCTGGTGAAAAAGCTACTATTGAAAAATATCTCATGTCAGGATAAGAATCTTGTATAATTGATTCAACTGCTTTTATGTGGGCGTAATTTTGCAAAATAGGATTCATGAAGTTTGTTTTATTTCCATAAATATTTTGCGTCCACTTTTTTGCGTGTTCTGATCCATAAATCCAACCTTTATAATTTTTGGTTTCGACTGAAAATATACCATATCTTGAAACGACTAGGTGATCAATTTGTGTAGTTTTTGTATTACCTTGTTTGTTTTCTAAAACAAGGTTGTTTATAATTCTGTATTTTTCTTTATCAAGACTATTTAGTTTGATTTTTACAGCTGATTCACCCATAGCACCCTTTAGACGTGGTAGCAAGAGTTTAAGAATTACACAAAAAGCTAAAAATAATCCTAAAATGATGTAGATATTGTCCATAATAATTTCCTTTACATAAAATATATATTCTTTTTAGTCTACTACTTTACAACTACTTGTACTCCTTTGAGTATGTCCACGCATACTCCACATTGTCAGATAGTCTAACTCTGGATTAGCACATAACGTGATATCTAGTCCACGCTTCAAACCTACACGAAGCATACCCATTTGAGCTGCATCAAATTCAGGCTTTGCATATACGCTAACATCAACACCACTCTCTAACCCATATCTGATTTGTTGCATTTGTCTCCTGCCGAAATCAGGTTTAGCATATACACTAACATCAAGCCCTTTCTCCAACCCCAACCTTATTTGTTCCATTTGCCAATTATCAAACTCTGGCTTAGCATAAATACTAACATCAAGCCCTTGTTCCAGACCTAACCCAATTTGTTCCATTTGCCAATCATCAAAATCAGACTTAGCATATATACTCAAATCAATCCCTTTTTCTAAACCGAATCTGATTTCTTCCATTTGCCAGCTATTAAATTTTGGCTTAGCATATACACTAACATCAATATCGCCTTCTAATCCCAATCTAATCTCTTCCATTTGCCAGCCGTCATATTCAGGTTTAGCATATATACTAACGTCAACACCGTTTTCTAACCCTAGCCTAATTTGCAACATTTGCCAACTATCAAAATCAGGTTTTGCATACACACTAACATCTAGTCCTTGTTCTAATCCTAGTTTTATTTGTTCTACTTGCAATTTATCGAATTGCGATAAATCTAATTCCGTCATTATCCTCTCCCCTTTTTAAATTTTTATAAATCAAAATCATCCATTATATCATTTTGATTGTTTCCTTTTTTCTTCTTATAAAAGAAGAATCCTACGCCTCCTAATAAGGCTACACCTAATGCTCCTAATACTAATATTATAGGAGATTTCTCTTTATTTTCAGATTTAACTTCCTGATTAGCTATTTCTTGCTCTAATTTCTTGTCTTTGTCTTTATCTCCCTCGATAAATCCTTTTTCTACTGTATTATCTTCTTGAACAACAGGAACTGCTTTTGCTTTCATGTTTTTATCAAAATTTACAGTAGCATTTGCAAACTTTTTATCTACAGTTATGGTATTTGATTTATTATTTCCCATTACAAAATAATAAGCCCCGTATTTTAAGCTATTTAACACTAATTCACCTTTATCATTAGATTCAAGTTTTTTCAATAACTTATCTGTATAACCATCGTAAACTTCATAATATGTTTTTTGTTTTTTTTCATTTGTTATCTTAACCATATTATTTTCAATGGTGAATTCTTTCTTTTCATTATCTTCTTTTAATGTAACATCAAAAACCTGACCTGCTTTGAAAGTTTGTCCGACTTCTAAAACCTTTAGTTTATAATTACCTTTTTGTAGTGCGTTTAAAACTATAGTTCCTGTTTGATCACTCATAGCCTCTCCCACTACCTTTTTGTCTTTTTCTAGGGAGACTTTAATGTCGCTAACAGGCTTTTTGTTTTTATCGACTAATTTGATATCAGCTGATGAAGTCTTAGATTCAATCTTACTTGCCCCTACATTAACTTGCGATGTGTCATTATTTGATGATTGCGGAGTGCTAGTTTCAAAGTTATATCCCATAGATTTGTCATATTCATAATACGATTGATTACTAGGTGTACTTTCAAGAGGTCTATCAGCAGCCTTAACACTTCCTAACTTTTCAGAAGATTTTGGTGGGTTATATGAAAAATCTTCGTTTGTACTATTTGTAGAATGGTTGTTAACGGTTCCATTTGAGTTTTCTCTAGATTGTTCTGCACTCGGGTTATTTACAGAATTATTTGATGTTTCATCATTATTATTTTGATATACAGGATTAGTTATCCCCTCAACGTAGTCTTTTATAGAGTGATCATCATTTTCTTTAATTTCTATAATTGATTTTTTAATTCTTTCGACAGCATTTTCAATTATTTCAAAAGTTTTTTCAATATTTTTATCATTGTTTTCTAATTTTAGTTGTTTGTCTAAAATATTTACTAATTCGCTTAAATAAAATTTTTGCGAGTATGTTATTTTAGGCATTATCTCATCTATATCTTTAACCAACTTTTCTTTTCTTGGTAGATAAATACTATCTAACATTTCATCATTAATTTTGTTTGATATACTACTATCGTCTACGTTATTGTCGTTATCTTCCTTTTTGTCTTCCTTTTTGTTTTCTTTGTTATCCTTTACATCATTAGATATGTAACCGTTAGATATTAAATCATCTTTTGGAGGTTCAACTGTTCTCTTATCTTCGACTTCAATATCTTCAAATTCTTCTTTTACTTTTTCATATAAATTATCTAATCTTTCATTATTACGTTGATTTTCTTTATCCTCTAGATATTTCAAAATATCTTTATAACTATTTTGCGTGTTTAATTCGACTGTATCGTTTGCGTAAACGTTGTATGGCAAACAAGAACCCATAATAATTGCTAGTGCCATAACTTTTGATAATAATTTCTTATTCATTGAATTTCTCCTTATTTCCAATATCCTAATTTTGTTATACCCACAAATAATTGTTATTTTGGATAGTATAGAAAAAATACATTCAAGGCTAGAAATGAAGGACAGAAATTCTGTCACTGAACAAGCTTTATCACTTTTCGCCAGCGAAAACCCCGATTTTACGGGGGAATTAAAAAAAAGAAGGAACTAGGCGTAATAACCTAGCTCCTTTAATCTTATCTTTTCGCTTTTCTATAACCCGCATTAATTGCATCTTGTTCTGTTTCGAATAGCACTAAATTCTTATCGCTTATTTTATCGTAGGACGCTTGACCCGGCATGTGATAAATCTTACTTTTTCTATTCCCACGAATTACGCCTCTACCTACAGGCTTTGTTTGCTCATTTGAAGGTTCCTTTGTGGATGTATTATTGTCTACAACTCCACCTTTCCACAATCCTATATTATTATCTTTTGCTGTTTTTTCAATTTGTCTAAATTCGTTTACATATTTAACATCTGGTGGAAATACTGATACTTGTGCGAAGCCATTAGCCAAAAGCATAGCGTTGAAACAATTGTTTGTTAATACTTTTGTATCTATTTTTGAAGTTGGCTCATTTATCCAAACATATCTTAATAGTCTTGAATATCTATCTCTTTCGGAAACATCCTTTTCTAAATATACAGTCTTTCCCGCTGGTAGCATTTTTTTAGTATAAGCACTTGCCTCTTTACCAAAGTATTCTACACCTTTTTTCGGATGCTTAGTTTCCGGTGTATTAACTAATACCATTCTGATTTTTTCAGAAACACCATTTTGTCTCTTTACAACAATTATATCTCCGTCTACAACTCTTTCTACAACAGCTTTCTCAAAGTTATATAATTTCTTTTGAGGTTGTTTTGTATCTTTTTTAGAAGGTCTTACTGCTAATTCTTCGATCGTTTTGTTTTGTAAGATATTGTCTTCGACTGAAGCTTTTCCACCAACTATAACAATCTTTTTCAAACCGTTTAAATAATCTTTTGAAGATTTATTTAAGTTCTTATTAGATGTTAGTATTATCGGTGCATTGTATTTCTTAGTTAGACTTACAGCTGATAAGCTATCTGCAAACACATTCGCATTTGATAAAATAGCTGTATCGTTATTAGTAAATGATTTCTTGGCAATTTCTAAAGCTGTTTCATATCTATCTTTACCTGAAATTCTTTCTCCTGTGAAACCATTTAATGGCAACAAGTTTTTCCCGCCTATTGCAATCTCATTTAATTCAGATTTTGGATAATTAACACCGTCACTTAAGACCATAACAGACTTATGACTTGCCATATATCCTGCTGCTGCTAAGGCATCTGGGAAGTTATTACCACTAACGATTAGTAGATTTTCAGGATCAACGAACTCTTTAGTCTTTTCCATGACTTTGACCGAAGTATCATATCTGTCTCTTCCAGCTAGTCTTTCAATTTTTGCGTTCTTTGTTATTGACTTTATTTCCGGTTCAATTCTTTCCTTATTTAACGCTTTTTCTCCACCTACGATATAGACATTTTTCGGATTTAACCTTTCTATCTCCGATTTTGTCTCTGTGTCAAGCTTATCAGATGACGATAATAACAGAGGTGCATTTAGAGCTGCTGCTAATTGACCAGATGATAAAGCATCTGGGAAATCAAAACCATTAGCAATTACAACGTTATCGGAACTTTCAAAAGAACTTTTAGAAATATTAACTGATGTTTCTATTCTGTTTCTTCCAGAAATTCTTTCAACCTTTTCTACACTTGCTTTTGTGATTGTCGGTGCTATACACATTGACAATGCTAGAGATGTAGCAAGAACTCTCTTCATTAAATTTTTCTTTTTCACACTAAACTCCTCTAATATATTTAATATAATTTTATCACAAAATCTTCGCTAATTTACTTCTGTCAATTAGAATTACATTAGTTTCTTTAGCAAGATTTTTAGCAGGTTTTGTAAAATAGCTATTTGTTAACACCATAGCTGTATCTGTTTTATAGAAAGCCTTCGCCGCTATAACCTCTTGTATAGCTTTAACACCTACATTCCTGTTATACCTTTTAATCTGAATTGCGATAGACTTTTTATTTTTTGTCGCAATTAAATCTACCCCATAATCTTTCGTAGCTTTTGTAAGTTTAGTTGTATATCCCATCTTTTGAAATTTTGCATCTATCAGATTTTCAAACTCTATACCATCCATATAATCTATTTTAGAAAAATCATAATTCTTGTATCTGTTTATTTTTAATTTTCGCTTTAATCTTTTAAAAAATAATTTTATAAGAGTTAAAAAAAGACTTACACAAACCAAAACAACCACTATGAAAAGAACGGGGTTATCATCAAAAGCCTTATACAAACTAGATAAATCCATGATTTTTAGCCCTGTTGTAGCATAAAATGTCTAAAATCTCGAAGATTTCCTCTTTATCTTTTATAGATAAATTTGGATAATGCTTAAATAAGTAGCTTCTGTAAAAGTACATAACAGCTTTTGAATCTACTTTTTGTTTTTCCGTTTTTCCATTTTCCTTAACAACTTTGTAATCAAATGGTTCATTTACAGAAATGACTTCGTAAAGCTTATATAACTCTTTTGCTATTTCGCAATATCTTTCAAGATTATTTTCAAATTTTTCCATTTTATTCTTTTGATAGTCTTGTATATGATTACTACCTTTAATTTTTCTTGTTGAAAACTTCTCATGATATTCATTATATCTTTCATCTAACTTGTCTTTTTCAATCATAGTCTCAACTTCATTTACAGGCAATGGATTATTAAGTATGTATATATTTAATAATCTAATTGTGTCTATAACATTTTGTACTGTGAAATTCTCATAGAATAACTCTGAAATATACTTAAACAATGTATTGTTTCTTTGACCTTGTTCAATGTTGTATATATCATATTTGTTTCTCGCCATAGGATATAAATAAATTGGCAATTCTACCAAATTAGAAAACATATCTTCAATAGATCCTCCGTTGAGAAAATATCTATTTTCGTTTTCTCCGTATATTTTGGCATAACAATCTTTACCTCCAGCTTTTATATCTACTGTTATTCCTATTGGAGTAACTTGTCTTACAACGTTTGTGAAATCATATTTTCCTTTTTTAAAGTAAAAGTGATATCCGTTAGGTGTTCTCATTATAGTTGTTGGAACTTTAAGATCTTTTAGTAGTTTTACTAATTTTTCTCCTTGCTCTATGTTATCTACATCTACAAGAACTAAGTCATCTGGAATGATAAGACCATAATCTGAATATTCTAATACTTGATTGTATGATAATGGTTTTTTATAATTAAAATCCTTAATTGGAATTTTTGAATCTTTACATAATGGAATAAATCTTAATTGCATTAAATTCTCTCCTTTTACATATTCACTTGCTATTTTTTTCGCTAGATTTATATAATAATCTTTGTCTAAATCGTTATAATCATCGGTTAAATTAATCGCTACTCTAGGATTTGGTGGTAGCGAATTAACTAAAACATTTGTGTTTCCTTTTATTTTATATATATTATTGTATTTCTTATCTTTACTAGCTAATATCCTAATTGAGAAATTATGAGATATATTGATATTTCCTATGGCTTGTACCACTTCATCAAAACTCTCGCCAATATTTCTATATATTAAAAACTCTTTTAAGTCATTACATTCATTAATATAGCTTTCTACACTTTCATTATTAATTAAATGATTTATTACAGCTTTTTTTACCACATCGCAGTCTTCATATATTTTGGCTTTAGATAAATCCATCCCGTATTTTAAAATATCGCCTTTTATTTTTATTTCTTCTCCTTGGGCTAGATAATTGTTTATGTTTTTTTGAAAAAACTTTGTAAAATACTTTGTAGAATATTGTAACCCTAATTGATTAAAATATTTGTCCGTAAAATCTAAAACCTTATCTTTTATGTCTTTATTTACTAAAAATATTACACCGTCTGTATTAACGTTGATTAAAATTACGCCTTTAAATTTAATCAACATGAGAAGATACCTAAACATAATATCTTCTCCTAAATAACAAATTGCTCTTCCTTTTTCTAAATCATAATATTTGCTAGATTTTTGCAAAATACTTCCGTAAAAATTATTTATTAGTGGTTTTAGAGATTTATTGCCATTTTCATTTTTTTCTTTTAATAATCCTTTAAAGATTTTCCTAGATTCATCTGAGAAACTATCTGGAAATAAATCATAATTACAGATTAATGATGGATATTGTGAATCTATGTCTATATTAATTATAGAATAACTATCGTTAGAATTATATATAGAATTATTAGTCGCAGCGTGTATTCCACCAGATTTTAGATACACATAGAAATTCTCTACATATCCTGAATCTTTTAGATTATATTTGATATATTGTTTCTCTGTTGTTTTTTGTGCTATTTCAAAAAAAGCCTTTATTTCTTTCGGAAAATCTTTTGTGAATTTTTTTAAATCAATTTTCACATTCCACCAACTTTCCGATTAATTCTCTATCTGTCATATTTAAAGCATCTTTGAATTTATTCAAATACTGAACTCTAGTTTTATAGTAACCATTTCTTTCATTTAACAATTTTATGTATACATTAAATTGCTCTTTTACTTTATCCATAGGATTATCATAATTTAAATCACTAATTAAATGATTATTAATCTCTTCTTTAGATAAAGTATTTTTAAAATTATTTTTTAAGTCTATCATTTTCAAAAACGGAAACTTAGGTTCTTTAATTTTAATATTTGTTTCATAGTCAAAAATTTTATACCCTCTCACACCTTGTTTAAGGAGGTTTTTTACATATAGAAGACCATTTATATCAAGAGAATATAAAAGCCCCTTTAAAAGCCAAATATCACGATATTTTATGTCAAAACCTAATAATTCAATATCTTTTTTATATAATAGATCAGATACTTCTTTTCTACTAAATTTAAATAACAAAATATTATCAGTATTGGTTATTTTTTCTATTTCTCTTTCAAATATAATTTTTTCTATAAAAGAATCAATTTTATAAAGAGCTGTATAGAAAATATCCTCGTAAATGAAGCAGTCAAACAAGCAATACATTTTTCCTTTTTCTTCTAGAAAATCTTCGTAAATATTTTTATTTAATATCTCGTCATATTCATTTGTAGAAAATGTTATGAATTTTTGTAAATCACTTAAATAATCTTCCAAAATTTCCTCCTAAAAAATTAAGCCTTCGGTGATGAAGGCTTTTTTAATAAATGTATTGTCGACAAAATAATAATCTCAATCGATACTATTATTGAAATAATCTCTGCTATAGTTAGATTTTGATTTTTCATTAATGAATTAATAACAAAAGCTAAAACAATTATTGAAGTATGCCCTACTACAAAATACATGAATTGTTTTCTTTCAACTGTCTTTTTTGTGTTAAGCTTTTTTATAAACTCTCTAACAGATTTAACTTTAGTCTGTTTACTATTGCAATAATTACCATATATCCTATATGACAAGACCCTTAAAATTGTAAGAGTAATTACTATTACAAGATTTGACATAGGCACTAAGAAGCTAATATAGTTTAAGAAAATGCCATACACAAAAAATATTGCTATTTCAAAAAAACTTTTTTGTAAGCTATCTATTAATATTAAGGTAAACTTTCTAGAATTTTTTCTTAAGTTAAAAACTACCAAAACATTTAAAAGCAAAGTTATTAAAACAAACAAATATTTTAAATTGTTGAATAAACAAAATATTAATAGTCCGTTACCCAGTCCATATATAGCTGATATGATTAATAATTTAAAACTATCTTTCAAGGTCGTTGAAGTATGGTCTTGGATCATTGACATCTTTCATTCCGTCTCCATCTGAATCTATGAAATC
It encodes the following:
- a CDS encoding transposase, translated to MHTLALFLRKLSPKYKEKLDKIVCDSGYESIENYTYLKEHNLRAFIKPSNYEISKTRKFKKDISKRENMIYDEDNDYYICANNKKLIRQKDRVYTRKSGFKEVQRVYRCFECNNCPYQKQCNKYSKKDNPQTKSLRYNEEFNKLRLESCENITSEEGIDERLNRSIQAEGMFSKMKEGLEYDRFRHRGLKGVLCDVNLLVLGINLNKLHKKLLNNQYEIIKYTKAS
- a CDS encoding transposase, whose protein sequence is MNTKSFYQNKLTLNRSVLQLSLNFNTQTCFDDDGKVGLVQNLVERMDLNKLIKSYSNLGRKPAVDPITMLQVLIYCYSEGKFSSREIEKFCKFDLRAKYLLNGKKAPDHATINRYRKRLEPFIEEILSENTKILVEDGHIDLSSIYIDGTKVEAYVNRYTFVWEKAILKYQENLRIKIINHFNLDFKTPLKTVKSLIEQEFKSVKKDAKNIEFVCVRGKRKTQIQRDFETYESWINKLDEYENHLNIMGERNSYSKTDHDATFMRMKEDHMKNGQLKPAYNIQVKTSIQYTTCINRSICSRSVRFTPSKRYAHTCIVLKKTKSKI
- a CDS encoding IS3 family transposase; the protein is MVKKLKEKGYRLKYLLIAIDLPKSTYYFEINKVDAVKIRNKNIENKIFDIFNNHKGRYGVRRVYRELLNQGYTINHKKVQRIMHELKLFGKRPREKYHSYKGKVGKIADNIIDRNFKANKPLQKWSTDVSQFNFSWGKCYISPILDMYTNEIISYDLSLSPNLEQISNMLMKAFNKFPILNNLILHSDQGWQYQHKYYIRELKKHGIIQSMSRKGNCYDNSIMETFFGRLKNEVYYGYEKSYNSFEEFSKAIEKYIYYYNNERIQKKTKWMPPTKYRLASTTTN
- a CDS encoding helix-turn-helix domain-containing protein; translated protein: MKYSYEFKKECVQLYREGRWADTPEGVKEKRFHDTIKEWFKLEEKHGPEILKHGNNIEWTTDEKLEVVSKVLAGNTIGSVAIEIGINRGQLYSWVNKYKIYGYNGLVNKKKGRKPKNTTMKKTNIHEAKKLNESEREELIRLRAENEYIKAENEIIKKEIALREKNYAAQLKAKKQRLSKNSKKKATD
- a CDS encoding nuclease-related domain-containing protein; the encoded protein is MDNIYIILGLFLAFCVILKLLLPRLKGAMGESAVKIKLNSLDKEKYRIINNLVLENKQGNTKTTQIDHLVVSRYGIFSVETKNYKGWIYGSEHAKKWTQNIYGNKTNFMNPILQNYAHIKAVESIIQDSYPDMRYFSIVAFSPEAEIKFEVKNSVVCKISQVAKNIEELSSTEIINETDVDNILKLIEENKLNISNREHVKNLKEIKK
- a CDS encoding SpaA isopeptide-forming pilin-related protein; translation: MNKKLLSKVMALAIIMGSCLPYNVYANDTVELNTQNSYKDILKYLEDKENQRNNERLDNLYEKVKEEFEDIEVEDKRTVEPPKDDLISNGYISNDVKDNKENKKEDKKEDNDNNVDDSSISNKINDEMLDSIYLPRKEKLVKDIDEIMPKITYSQKFYLSELVNILDKQLKLENNDKNIEKTFEIIENAVERIKKSIIEIKENDDHSIKDYVEGITNPVYQNNNDETSNNSVNNPSAEQSRENSNGTVNNHSTNSTNEDFSYNPPKSSEKLGSVKAADRPLESTPSNQSYYEYDKSMGYNFETSTPQSSNNDTSQVNVGASKIESKTSSADIKLVDKNKKPVSDIKVSLEKDKKVVGEAMSDQTGTIVLNALQKGNYKLKVLEVGQTFKAGQVFDVTLKEDNEKKEFTIENNMVKITNEKKQKTYYEVYDGYTDKLLKKLESNDKGELVLNSLKYGAYYFVMGNNKSNTITVDKKFANATVNFDKNMKAKAVPVVQEDNTVEKGFIEGDKDKDKKLEQEIANQEVKSENKEKSPIILVLGALGVALLGGVGFFFYKKKKGNNQNDIMDDFDL
- a CDS encoding cell wall-binding repeat-containing protein, which codes for MKKKNLMKRVLATSLALSMCIAPTITKASVEKVERISGRNRIETSVNISKSSFESSDNVVIANGFDFPDALSSGQLAAALNAPLLLSSSDKLDTETKSEIERLNPKNVYIVGGEKALNKERIEPEIKSITKNAKIERLAGRDRYDTSVKVMEKTKEFVDPENLLIVSGNNFPDALAAAGYMASHKSVMVLSDGVNYPKSELNEIAIGGKNLLPLNGFTGERISGKDRYETALEIAKKSFTNNDTAILSNANVFADSLSAVSLTKKYNAPIILTSNKNLNKSSKDYLNGLKKIVIVGGKASVEDNILQNKTIEELAVRPSKKDTKQPQKKLYNFEKAVVERVVDGDIIVVKRQNGVSEKIRMVLVNTPETKHPKKGVEYFGKEASAYTKKMLPAGKTVYLEKDVSERDRYSRLLRYVWINEPTSKIDTKVLTNNCFNAMLLANGFAQVSVFPPDVKYVNEFRQIEKTAKDNNIGLWKGGVVDNNTSTKEPSNEQTKPVGRGVIRGNRKSKIYHMPGQASYDKISDKNLVLFETEQDAINAGYRKAKR
- a CDS encoding restriction endonuclease; translation: MDLSSLYKAFDDNPVLFIVVVLVCVSLFLTLIKLFFKRLKRKLKINRYKNYDFSKIDYMDGIEFENLIDAKFQKMGYTTKLTKATKDYGVDLIATKNKKSIAIQIKRYNRNVGVKAIQEVIAAKAFYKTDTAMVLTNSYFTKPAKNLAKETNVILIDRSKLAKIL